Genomic DNA from Fundidesulfovibrio soli:
CGGGGTACGCCGATATTCTTCAAATATATCGGCGTACCCCGCCCCGCAGGCACGTCGGGCTGGCGTTTGAACCTACCAGTGCTGACGGAAAGCCACGATACAGGACGGGCGGGCGATACGGGAGCGAAGCGGAATGGGAGTCCAGAGGGCCGAAGGCCCTTTGGCCGCCGGCGGCATCTACTCAGCGTAATATCAGGCAACCATGAAAAAAACGCCACCGCCCCTCATGCGGGGCAAACCGAACCCGGAGGCCGCCGTTTTCTTCAGCCAGGCCGTCCGGCCCTGAACGCGGCCGCCGCGCGCACAAAATTCTCCGCCCAATGGGGCACCCCCAGGGCGTGAATATGCGTGTACGCCGCGAAGGTATTGCCGCTCACCGCGCCGTCCATCCCCTCCAGCATCCCCGCCCCCCGCTCCATGCGCAGTGCCAGCACGGGCGACTCGCCGTGCCCGGTGTAGCGCGACTGGGCCAGGCACTTGGAGTAGTGGAACTCGTGGCCGCGAAGCACGGCCCCGACCGGATGGAAGGTGTTCCGCGCCACCACGGTGGCCTCGGCGTACCCCAGGCCCTGCGGGCGGGCGCACAGCGTTGTGGCCAACGGGAAGACCCCGGCCATGGGGTAGATGGCCCCCTCGGTGTGCAGCTCCTCGCAGAGATACATGAACCCGCCGCATTCGGCGTAAATAGGCGCGCCGGACTCCGACAGGGTGCGCACCCTGGTGCGCACGGAAATGTTGTCCGCCAGGGCCTGGGCCTGGGTCTCGGGGAACCCGCCGCCCAGATAGAGGCCGTCCAGCTCCGGCCAGGGGTCGGCGGAAAGCAGGCTGACCTCCACGAGCTCGGCCCCGGCCCGGCTCAAGGCCTCCAGGTTCTCCTGGTAGTAGAACCACAGCGCGGCATCCAGGACGTAACCGATGCGAGGGGCCTGCCCATCGGCCCGGGCGGGCCAGATATCGCCCCGGGGCACGGCCAGATGCGGTGCGGCGCGTGCGATGCCGAGCAGGCGCGGAAGGTCGCAGTTGTCGGCCATGACCTTGGCGATGCCTTCGAGGATGGCCTCCTGGCCTTCGTACTCGCGGTTGGAGATGAGCCCCATGTGCCGCTCGGGGATGGGGTTCTCGCGCAGCTTGGGCAGCGTGCCCAGCACGGGCACGTCGGTGTACTGCTCGATGGCCTCGCGCAGGATCCGGCGATGGCGCTCGCCCGCGGTGCGGTTCAGGATGACGCCCGCCAAGCCAGAGTCGGGTTCGAAATTCGCGCAGCCCTGCACGATGGCCGCAGCCGTGCGGGTCATCTTGGTGGCGTCGATGACCAGAACCAGCGGGGCAGCGAGCTTGCGGGCCAACTGGCTGGTGGAATAGGAGCCCAGGGCGTCGCCGCCGTCGAAGAGGCCGCGGTTGCCTTCAACGAAGGCCAGGTCGGCCTGGGCGGCCTTCTGGGCGAAGAGGCCCAGGAGCACGTCGTCCGAGAAGAGGAAGGGGTCCAGGTTGCAGGCCGGGGTTCGGGCGGAAAGCGAGAGCCAGGCCGCGTCGATGTAGTCGGGGCCTTTCTTGAAGGGGGCGACGCGCAGGCCCTGGTTCACCCAGGCGCGGGTGAGCCCCAGAGA
This window encodes:
- a CDS encoding cobyrinate a,c-diamide synthase, which produces MISIPRLVLAGLSGGSGKTIVSLGLTRAWVNQGLRVAPFKKGPDYIDAAWLSLSARTPACNLDPFLFSDDVLLGLFAQKAAQADLAFVEGNRGLFDGGDALGSYSTSQLARKLAAPLVLVIDATKMTRTAAAIVQGCANFEPDSGLAGVILNRTAGERHRRILREAIEQYTDVPVLGTLPKLRENPIPERHMGLISNREYEGQEAILEGIAKVMADNCDLPRLLGIARAAPHLAVPRGDIWPARADGQAPRIGYVLDAALWFYYQENLEALSRAGAELVEVSLLSADPWPELDGLYLGGGFPETQAQALADNISVRTRVRTLSESGAPIYAECGGFMYLCEELHTEGAIYPMAGVFPLATTLCARPQGLGYAEATVVARNTFHPVGAVLRGHEFHYSKCLAQSRYTGHGESPVLALRMERGAGMLEGMDGAVSGNTFAAYTHIHALGVPHWAENFVRAAAAFRAGRPG